The nucleotide window ATCGGCCGCTCTGTCGTCCCGATCGATGTGAATCGCCACCGCCGCTGGAATCGGCGCTGCCGGCACTCGCCGCATCCGGATCGAACGCCGGTAGCTGTGGACTGCTTATCCGATCGACCTGGGCGGCGAACCAGTCGGGCATCGCACCGCGCGAGCGCCCGAACAGATCGAGCAGACTCGAATCGGCGAGATACGTCCGCCCGAAATCGTCGGGCGAGCGCACGACGCGGCCACAGGCCTGGATGACGGTCTTGAGTGCCGTGCGGTAGTACCAGCCCCACTGGCCCTCTTCGAGCCGGCGGGCGACGCGCGAATCGCGCGTGTTCGGATACGGAGCCTTGCAGAGCACCTGCCAGCGCGCGCGGTCGCCGGCCAGATCGAGCGCCTCCTCCATCTTCACCGAGACGAACAGTTCGGGATCGTCCGTCGCGAGCCACGAACTCAGCTGTGCGTCTCTGTCGTCGCTGTCGTGCGTTCTGATGCGCCCATCGGCCCCGAACTCCCGAAGTCGGTCGGCGAGGCGCTCGGCGATCGCGTAGGAGTGGGCGTGGACGATCCCCTTCTCGTCGTCGTGTTTCGCCAGCAGTCGAACGAGCAGCCGGGCGACTTCCGGGATCGTGTCGTCGCGGTGCTCGTAGGTCATCTTCCCCTGGGTCACGTCGTACAGCGGACGGTTCTCGACCGGAAACGTGTGGGAGATGTCCACCAGCGCAGTCCTGTCGGGATCGAGACCCACGCCACGACAGAACCCTTCTTTGTCGAGGATCGTCGCCGACAGCAGGGCGAACGTGTTGCCGCGCTCCCAGACGGTGTGGGTGAGATATCGCTCCGGCGCGAGCGGCTTGATCGTCACTGGGCTTCCCTCGCCCGCGCTGTCAACGACCCACGTGCTCGCGCTCGCCGGATCGCGGTAGTCCGAGACGAACCACTTCAGATTGGAGATGAGCTCCTGCAGGCGATCGCGCTCGGTGACTTCGGCGATCGAGAGCTCGTCGGCCCCCACGAGAGTGTCTTTCCGGCGCGTGCAGACGTCGACGAGTCGGTCGGCGAACCGTGCAGCCGCCTCGGGACCGTCGATCTCGGGGATGGTAACCTCGTCCCAGACCGGGACCGTCGACGGGTGGAGATCGATCGTCGCGTACATCTCGGCCCACTCGGCGAGCCCGTGGGCCTCGTCGATCACGACGACGTCGCGCTGGCCGAAGGACTCGGAGCCGGCGGTCTGCATGAAGTAGGCGAGCGTCATCGCCGCGATCGAGCGGTTCGAGGCGATAGCGCGATCGGAGAAGTACGGACAGCGATGGCGGATCGAGCAGTCGAAGCCGCTCTCGCGGGCGCACGGCGCGCGATCGACGGGGGTGTCGGTCTCGCCGGGCAGGAGACAGCTGTAGTTGCGCTTGCCACGGATGACCTGCAGATCCGAGAGGAGCGGGTCGGCGGCGACGTCGTCGAGCTGGGAGACCTGCGGGGTGGTGTAGTACGCGCCGATGGCGTCCTGGGGATCGGCCTCGTCGGGCTGGCGCGCACAGCCGGCGATGGCACGGGCGAGCAGCGATTTCCCCGACCCTGTGGGCGCGCGCACGAGCACGACGTCGTTGTCCGATTCGAGCGCCTCACCGATCTTCCCAAGCGCTCGCTGCTGGTTGCCGCGATAGGAGGGAGCGGGAAACTCGGCGGTGAGGCGCGCGGGGTCCACACGAACGGAACTACTGTGCGGCACGTAAATCCTCCGAGCGATGCGCATCGTCGGAGCGACGCAGACGGACCGGCCGTCACGGAGTCGCGCTATGCCTGCTCGTCGAGCGCCGCGACATCGTCAGCCCGTGGATTGTCCGGAAGTCGATCGATACAGTCGTAACAGAGGAAATGCTCCGAGTCGTCGGTAAACTCGAGCGTGAGGCCGCCGCTCTCGTCGCCGCCGAACGTCCAGAGGTTGGCGACGCCGCCGGCGATCTGCACCGACCGCCCACAGCCGTCACACGGCTCGGTGGCCATGATTGCGATCGGGTGCGAGCGCGGATAGCACTTTCTCAACGATGATGGTTTGAGGAGACCGGATTCGATGATCTGATCGGTTATCGTGACCGCCCGCACAGCACGACTGCTGACGACAATGAGAGACCGCACCCGTCCCGGACAGCCCACATACCTCCCCAACCGATTCGCTCGCTGCGTTCGCTTCGCTCACTTTGCTCGCTCATCCCTCGCGCGAGTCGCGCACCTTCGGTGCGCTCCCGCGCGCCACCGCAACCGATGTTAAATCGAGGTGTTTCTGGATCGGTCGCTACCGTCGAGCGTGAACTTATGGCCCGTCCGCTCCTCGCGCCCACATGCGCGTTCTGGTCACCGGTGCGACGGGTTTCGTCGGCAGTCGGCTCGTGCCCGCACTCCTCGCGGCGGATCACGAGGTGGTCGTGCTCACCCGCGATGCCGACGGCTACGACGGGCCGGCCGAGGACGTCCGCGAGGGCGACATCCTCGATGCGGGGAGCTTCGAGGGCGCTCTCGACGGGATCGAAGCGGCCTACTACCTCATCCACTCGATGGGTTCGGGCACCGACTTCGCCGCGCGCGATCGGAAGGCAGCGCACAACTTCCAGCGCGCGGCGAGCGGGGCCGGCGTCTCCCGGGTGATCTATCTCGGCGGGCTCGGCGAGACGCGCGAGCGGCTCTCGAAACACCTCCAGTCGCGCCGCGAGGTCGAGGCGATCCTCGAGAAGGGGTCGTTCGATCTCACGACGCTCCGGGCGGCGATCATCATCGGCGACGGCTCGTCGAGTTTCGCGATGGTCGAACAGCTCGTCCACCGCCTGCCCGTGATGGTCACGCCGACCTGGGTCCGTACCGAGTGCCAGCCGATCGCCATCGCCGACGTCGTGAGCTACCTCGTCGGCGTTCTCGACATCCCCGAGACGGCTGACGACACCTACGAGATCGGCGGCCCGGAGGTGCTCAGCTACCAGCAGCTGCTCCGGCGCACGGCCACGGTCGCGGGACGATCGCTCCACATCGTCCCGGTGCCGGTGCTCTCGCCGCAGCTCTCGGCCTACTGGGTCGATCTCGTCACCAGCGTCCCGAAATCGGTCGCTCACCCGCTGATTTTGGGGCTGAAAAACCGCGTCGTCGTCACCGACACACGTATCGAGGAGCTGCTGCCGATCGAGCGCACGGAGTTCGAGACGGCCGTCGAGCGGGCGCTCGGCGTCGCAGCCGAGCCCGCGCCCGAACGCCCCGCCGAACGCGCGCGGGCGGACTGATGAGCGGCCCCGAGTTCGGCGAGACGTGGACCTACGAGAGTATCGTCGGCGCGCTCCCCGGCATCGAGGTCTCGACGACGCTCGCGCTCACGATCCAGCTCGGCGTCTTCGAGGTGGGCGTGATCGTGCTCGCCTGGTACTACGACCTCTGGAACGTCGCGCTCGCGGGGAGCGCCGCCGTCTTCGTCGCCGGCATCGGCTCGATCGAGATGGTCCGCGTCGCCCGGCGTATCCGCAGCGTCGAGATGCCGGGAGCCTATCGCCGACTGCTGTTCGGCTCGAACATGGAGGTCGTGTTGGCGGTACTGGCTTTCTGCGCGATGCTCACCTATCTGTTCGTGCCGAATCCCGCGAGCGGCCGCGCGCCGTTTCTCGATCGGCTTCTCGGGCCGAACCCACCGGTCCTGGTCGTCTACTTCCTGCTCATGGTGCTCTGGGACGTCTGCTATCGCATCGGTACGGGCTGGTGGGCGACGGTGACGGCCGTCTGGCGCTCCTACCGGTACGTCTTCGACGACGAGACCGCACGAACGTTACTGCGGGCCGACGTCGAGACGATCGCGTTCGGCCTCGTCCAGCTCCTGCTCGTGCCGTTCGTGCTCGACTACCCCGTCCTCCGTGCCGTGTTGCTCGCACACGTCTCGGCGGTGATCGTTGTGACGAGCGTCTCGCTGTGGTTGTTGTGGCGAAGCGGGGAGGGCGATGCGGGCGCTACTGCGATTTGATCTCGCGAAACTGTGCGAGGAGGTCCTCGGTATCGGCATCCGCGACGTCGTACTCGACGGTTCCCTCGTAGTCGCTGCGCTCGTCGTCGCTACTCGCATCGACCGCGCTGGCTTTCTCCTCGCGGCGCTGGTGTTCGGCCGCGTCATAGGTACCCATTGACATAGTGATACACTGTGTCGTTGTTCACTCACAACCATGAATGTATCGGTGGTGAGGATCCCGACAGATCGGCACCGACCGCCACGATCGACACGGGTAAACGCCCGGCCCACCTCGAACTGTCGTGGCCGGACCGCTCCGTTTCCGTCGTTCCCACGACCAGTGGGATCGCGCACGTCTCCGTCGTGACCTCTACGAACCGCTCAACGCGTCGATCGGTGCGCAGCTCACCACCCCCTGGTTCAAACCGCCGCATGGTTACACCGGTCGCCGACTCGAAATGGACAACGGCGACCGCGCGCTCTTCGTCTGGGACGACGACGCCTTCTGGCTCGGCAACACCCAGACCCCGGAAGCGCTCTGGCGCACCGAGAAGTACGATTTCACGGAAGTTCCCTACCCGGTTTCGCGCTGGGCACAGCGCGAACTGCTCGCCGAACTGGAGCTGCAGGACCCGTGGCTCGCCCGGTACGAACACCTCTCGTGGTTCTTCCTCCCGGTGTTCTTCTCGAAGGACGGCCGCGAAAGCACGCGCACCTTCTTCGCCGATCACGCCGCGGGCTTTCCCGACGCCGACCGCGACGCGGCGCTCGGCTTCTACGAACGGTTCCTCTCGACGGGTGTGCTCGACGACTACCGCTACACGATGGCCGCGAAACTCGGCACCAGCGAACGCCTCGATCGAACCCGCATGAGCGCGACGATGGCCGAGTTCAACGCCGCGAAACTGCTCACCGACGCCGGTTACGCCGTCCGTCCGGAGATCGAACTGGACTCGGGCTACGCGCTCGACTTCCGGGCGACGAGAGATGGCGAGAGCACGCTCGTCGAAGTCACGCGACCGAGCCGCCCGACCGGCCGTGCCGCCGACACGCCGGCGGCGGCCGCCCGCGAGACGGCGCTCTCGAAAACCGACGGCCAGCTCGCCGCCCATCCCGAGACGGTGCTGTTCGTCGACTGTAGCTCCTTTCGCGACGACGAATGGGCCGCCCTCACGGGCGAACGGTCGGGCGTCGGCTACCGTCCGGCGGTCGTCTTCCGCGCACGGCCGGACGGCTCCATCGCGGGCTATTGCGATGGAGAAGAGCCGCTCGATCTCGCTGCGGCCGGCATCGATCCGTAACGACGCGCAACCGCACGCCTCACAGCGAGACCGGCTCGTGGCCCTCGACGCCGAGCGCCGTCGGGTCGCGATCGGAGTAGTTCTTGCGACCGATCGCCCCCTCGCCGACCGCGCTGTAGGTGGTGAGCCGCGCTTCCTCGGCGGACTCGAAGGTCATCGGCTCCACCCGGGAGAGCGCGTCGCCGAAGGTCTCGGAGCCGCTCGGCAACGAGATTTCGAGGTCGCCGTAGGCCGTGATGAGTTCGTCCGTCGTGACCGGGTAGCTGTGCGCATCGAGCCGCTCGTCGACGTCCGTCATGAACTGCATGATAGAACAGGATAGTCGAACCTTCATAAACGTTGTCTGGAGATTCTCCCCGAGACCTAGTAGGTCATCTAGGAGTGGGGTCGCCCAGAACGGACTTATTCGCGGCCCGTCTCCATCGGCCAATGCCGGTTGCCGACCTCCACGTCCACACGACGAAC belongs to Halococcus qingdaonensis and includes:
- a CDS encoding DUF5786 family protein, which gives rise to MGTYDAAEHQRREEKASAVDASSDDERSDYEGTVEYDVADADTEDLLAQFREIKSQ
- a CDS encoding ATP-dependent DNA helicase, which produces MDPARLTAEFPAPSYRGNQQRALGKIGEALESDNDVVLVRAPTGSGKSLLARAIAGCARQPDEADPQDAIGAYYTTPQVSQLDDVAADPLLSDLQVIRGKRNYSCLLPGETDTPVDRAPCARESGFDCSIRHRCPYFSDRAIASNRSIAAMTLAYFMQTAGSESFGQRDVVVIDEAHGLAEWAEMYATIDLHPSTVPVWDEVTIPEIDGPEAAARFADRLVDVCTRRKDTLVGADELSIAEVTERDRLQELISNLKWFVSDYRDPASASTWVVDSAGEGSPVTIKPLAPERYLTHTVWERGNTFALLSATILDKEGFCRGVGLDPDRTALVDISHTFPVENRPLYDVTQGKMTYEHRDDTIPEVARLLVRLLAKHDDEKGIVHAHSYAIAERLADRLREFGADGRIRTHDSDDRDAQLSSWLATDDPELFVSVKMEEALDLAGDRARWQVLCKAPYPNTRDSRVARRLEEGQWGWYYRTALKTVIQACGRVVRSPDDFGRTYLADSSLLDLFGRSRGAMPDWFAAQVDRISSPQLPAFDPDAASAGSADSSGGGDSHRSGRQSGRSNPDDHPLADVWGTD
- a CDS encoding DUF5789 family protein, whose protein sequence is MQFMTDVDERLDAHSYPVTTDELITAYGDLEISLPSGSETFGDALSRVEPMTFESAEEARLTTYSAVGEGAIGRKNYSDRDPTALGVEGHEPVSL
- a CDS encoding DUF5784 family protein, yielding MAGPLRFRRSHDQWDRARLRRDLYEPLNASIGAQLTTPWFKPPHGYTGRRLEMDNGDRALFVWDDDAFWLGNTQTPEALWRTEKYDFTEVPYPVSRWAQRELLAELELQDPWLARYEHLSWFFLPVFFSKDGRESTRTFFADHAAGFPDADRDAALGFYERFLSTGVLDDYRYTMAAKLGTSERLDRTRMSATMAEFNAAKLLTDAGYAVRPEIELDSGYALDFRATRDGESTLVEVTRPSRPTGRAADTPAAAARETALSKTDGQLAAHPETVLFVDCSSFRDDEWAALTGERSGVGYRPAVVFRARPDGSIAGYCDGEEPLDLAAAGIDP
- a CDS encoding DUF7530 family protein — its product is MSGPEFGETWTYESIVGALPGIEVSTTLALTIQLGVFEVGVIVLAWYYDLWNVALAGSAAVFVAGIGSIEMVRVARRIRSVEMPGAYRRLLFGSNMEVVLAVLAFCAMLTYLFVPNPASGRAPFLDRLLGPNPPVLVVYFLLMVLWDVCYRIGTGWWATVTAVWRSYRYVFDDETARTLLRADVETIAFGLVQLLLVPFVLDYPVLRAVLLAHVSAVIVVTSVSLWLLWRSGEGDAGATAI
- a CDS encoding NAD(P)H-binding protein; translated protein: MRVLVTGATGFVGSRLVPALLAADHEVVVLTRDADGYDGPAEDVREGDILDAGSFEGALDGIEAAYYLIHSMGSGTDFAARDRKAAHNFQRAASGAGVSRVIYLGGLGETRERLSKHLQSRREVEAILEKGSFDLTTLRAAIIIGDGSSSFAMVEQLVHRLPVMVTPTWVRTECQPIAIADVVSYLVGVLDIPETADDTYEIGGPEVLSYQQLLRRTATVAGRSLHIVPVPVLSPQLSAYWVDLVTSVPKSVAHPLILGLKNRVVVTDTRIEELLPIERTEFETAVERALGVAAEPAPERPAERARAD
- a CDS encoding DUF7561 family protein; translated protein: MATEPCDGCGRSVQIAGGVANLWTFGGDESGGLTLEFTDDSEHFLCYDCIDRLPDNPRADDVAALDEQA